The following coding sequences lie in one Frigoribacterium sp. SL97 genomic window:
- a CDS encoding class I SAM-dependent methyltransferase, producing MDSSELLEVLSPEGLRLLDSLPAGGASGDDVVGKVAALRKQGHSPALVSAVLTQARLRGRAVAKFGEFASRMLFTDAGLEQATRLPVAARHTGRYAAAGIGSVADLGCGIGGDALAFAALDLDVLAVDRDEVTAAVASYNLAPWPSSRVEQGDAATTDLAGVEGVFLDPARRTSGHTATKRLADPADWSPGLDVAFGFADRLPTGVKLGPGVDRELLPTDAECQWISVDRAVVQVGVWFGPLARPGVGRSALVISASGASELTAAADSDDVDPGDLGEYLYEPDGAVIRARLIGDLARSIDARMISRDIAWLTTEARVDTPFAQGFRVLETFPLDERTLKRELRARGIGRLEIKKRGVDVDPATFRKRLSLQGTGSATLVLTRVAGRHTALLCERLV from the coding sequence ATGGATTCCTCCGAGCTGCTCGAAGTCCTCTCGCCCGAGGGGCTGCGGCTGCTCGACTCGCTGCCGGCGGGCGGCGCCTCCGGTGACGACGTCGTCGGCAAGGTGGCCGCGTTGCGCAAGCAGGGCCATTCCCCCGCCCTCGTGTCGGCGGTGCTCACACAGGCCCGGCTCCGCGGCCGGGCCGTGGCCAAGTTCGGCGAGTTCGCGAGCCGCATGCTGTTCACCGACGCGGGCCTCGAACAGGCCACGCGCCTCCCGGTCGCCGCCCGCCACACCGGACGCTACGCCGCGGCGGGGATCGGCAGCGTCGCCGACCTGGGCTGCGGCATCGGGGGCGACGCCCTGGCCTTCGCCGCACTCGACCTCGACGTGCTCGCCGTCGACCGCGACGAGGTGACCGCGGCCGTCGCCTCGTACAACCTCGCGCCGTGGCCGTCGTCACGGGTCGAACAGGGGGACGCCGCCACGACCGACCTCGCAGGCGTCGAGGGGGTCTTCCTCGACCCGGCGCGACGGACGTCCGGCCACACCGCCACCAAGCGCCTCGCCGATCCGGCCGACTGGTCCCCCGGCCTCGACGTCGCCTTCGGCTTCGCCGACCGCCTGCCCACCGGGGTCAAGCTCGGTCCGGGCGTCGACCGCGAGCTGCTGCCGACGGACGCCGAATGCCAGTGGATCTCGGTCGACCGCGCCGTGGTCCAGGTGGGCGTGTGGTTCGGGCCGCTCGCGCGGCCGGGAGTGGGCCGGTCCGCCCTGGTGATCAGCGCCTCCGGGGCGTCGGAGTTGACGGCCGCCGCCGACTCGGACGACGTCGACCCGGGCGACCTCGGCGAGTACCTCTACGAACCCGACGGCGCGGTGATCCGGGCACGCCTCATCGGCGACCTGGCCCGCTCGATCGACGCCCGGATGATCAGTCGCGACATCGCCTGGTTGACGACGGAGGCGCGGGTCGACACCCCCTTCGCGCAGGGATTCCGCGTGCTCGAGACGTTCCCGCTCGACGAGCGGACGCTGAAGCGCGAGCTGCGGGCCCGGGGCATCGGGCGACTCGAGATCAAGAAGCGCGGAGTCGACGTCGACCCCGCGACGTTCCGCAAGCGACTCTCGTTGCAGGGGACCGGGTCGGCGACCCTCGTCCTCACCCGGGTCGCCGGGCGGCACACGGCCCTGCTCTGCGAGCGCCTGGTCTGA
- the groES gene encoding co-chaperone GroES — protein sequence MSVSIKPLEDRIVIRQVEAEQTTASGLVIPDTAKEKPQEGEVVAVGPGRIDDNGNRVPLDVATGDKVIYSKYGGTEVKYGGEDLLVLSARDVLAVIVR from the coding sequence GTGTCGGTCAGCATCAAGCCGCTCGAAGATCGCATCGTCATTCGTCAGGTCGAAGCCGAGCAGACCACTGCTTCGGGTCTCGTGATCCCCGACACCGCCAAGGAGAAGCCCCAAGAGGGTGAAGTGGTGGCGGTCGGCCCGGGCCGCATCGACGACAACGGCAACCGCGTGCCGCTCGACGTCGCCACCGGCGACAAGGTCATCTACAGCAAGTACGGCGGAACCGAGGTGAAGTACGGCGGAGAAGACCTCCTCGTCCTCTCGGCTCGCGACGTCCTGGCGGTCATCGTCCGCTAG